Part of the Cryptococcus neoformans var. grubii H99 chromosome 2, complete sequence genome is shown below.
ATGCTTATCATCTTATGGCTCTGTCTACCTGATACTCCGGATAAGAAGATTGGTCTCACATATCCACAAGTAGTAAGCTACTTTCGATCATTATATGGAATTTGTCTGACATTGCAACTAGCTCTGGTCGATGGCTAAAATGTACACAAAATACCCGACCCTCGTGCAAGCTTGCTTCCAAGCCTATACTACTTCGGCGGTTTTCGCAGGCTTGTACGTCTTATTTCTTTAAACAGTTGAGGGGGAACTCGCGGGACTCACTGATGTTTGCGGCCACAGCTGGACAACCCTTACATTCCTCCTTTCTGACCCACCGTACCACTACTCCACCCTCCAAATAGGTCTTTTCGGTCTCTTAGGCCTAATCGCTGCCCTGCTCTCCCCTCTCTGGGGCCACCTCATCGACCAGGTCCATCCTTACCTGGCTCAACTCGTTGGGATCTGGATCTGCCTGATCTCCATGATTATCGGACTCACCGCTGCTAAAATCAATGTCGCCGCAGTGTGCGTTGCGATTGCATTTTACGATGTAGGACAGCAATTAAATCAGCTTGGGAATGGATATAGAGTGGCGGGGATTGATCCTAATGCGAGGGCTAGATTGAATGGATGTAATCTGTTGGCTCTTTTTGCTGGACAGGTAAGTCAGCATTTCTCTGTGTTGCAGTGGTCATAAATCTGACTGCAATAAACCAGACTTCTGGTACGGCGATCATGACCAAGATCTACAATTCTCATGGCTGGCATCCCACCGCCGGAACGGCTATTGCCTTCCTAGGTGTGGGCATCTTTGCACTCCTCGTACGTGGGCCCCACGAAACTGGGTGGATAGGGTGGAATGGGGGTCGGAAGGTTctgaaaaaggagaagatgaatgaTACGAGTGCCAATGCGGTTACGGAAAAGTTCAAAtccaagaaaaagaaggcacAAAGTGAGAAGCCTGTCGAGGGActgacagaagaagaaaagaacgTCTAAAAGACGTTTGTTGGGAAATACAAGCTTTGTATATACATTAACCTGATACAATAATGCTATAAGGGCAATGCCGCCCTTCTCCGTAATCTATTCTATGCAATGACACAGTCCTTGTCCTTATTTTTACTTTTGTCTCCTGTCCGCCGAGTGGCCTCTCGTTGACCGACCAGTTCCGCATATTTCACCTGAACACAGAGGTAACacggagaaagaaaaaatcaGAAATAAGCTGGTGGGGCGTTGTATAGCATGACGATATTGAAGACGGCTATCTCACCTGTTCGGTTTTGGTGAGGAGGCCCTTCTCATGCCGGGCTTTGAGAGCCTGTATTTGGGAGTTGGTTTCTGCCTGCGTCCGTCTGGGAAGCGAGTATTAGTCGTGAACCTTGAAAAATTAGGCGGATCAATTACAATACTCACTTTTCTGCGCTGGACTTGACAAATGGGACTTTAACATCCTGCCCAGCCCTCTTGAACGCAGCTGCAGCCGCAGCAGCTTTTGCATCCAGGCTGGATCCTATGTTTCCTCCAGAAGGCGCAGCAAGGGGTCTAGGTGCGCTCGAATTAGAGTTTGCTGAATTCACTTTGACGGGAGGTACAGGCCTTGACGCTCCTGCGCTGGCAGGAGGCTGCATGGAGGGGGGTAAAAGTCGGGATAGCGCAGCTTTGCTTGCTGGTCGAGATGTAGCCTGTGTTTGAGGAGTTCCAATccgggaggaggaagaggaaggagatggggtTTGGTTAGAGCATGTGTGTGACGTAGGATGTCGATGTGTTGGGCAAAAGACATGCTGACAAGACTGGGTGGATGACTTAGCGACATAGCACCAGCGTAAAAACAAAACTTGTAACTCACTTCACACTTCATCTTGACAACGAGCACTTTTCCACAAGACTTCTTCCAACAGACTTCTCCagtatctcttcttctcttggcctctgccttcttccgctCTTCGCCACCTTGCAGTCCTACGCAAGTACCAGATAAGATGTGCCGTTCTACAGCTTCATTCGGGTCCATGCTTTTTGGATATGGGACAATTTCGTTACACATAGGGCATGTCGGTGCTATTCTGTCCACCATGGatgctggaagaggcgCTGTACACGAATgttgagatggaagaaagtgAGGTTGGCAAAAAGCAAGATGACATGCCGGACACTATCGATTTGTCAGCATTGGTTGCTTCATCAATCATCCGGAAGATACTCACGtcgaaaggaaggaagtcATGTAGATAGCAAGCGGGATGGTTACACTCCTGCCCAAGAAACATCATCTCGGACTTGGAGTCCGGTGAAGGGGTTGCCATGTTGCGTTGTGTAAACGGAGATGGGATGTAAGACAAATGGTGAAATATATGCCGAACTCTGGTGGTAATATGCTATGCTTGTTTGACCTAGATATACCTTGCAACTGCCTTTTTTATATGTCGCCTTGTTTTGCCCGCTGACCAAGCTGCTTGACGATTCGTAAGCGTTTGTTTCTATGGATCGATGTTGCGAGAACAAAACAACGTCGTCGCCAAGAACCGCACATTTGCCACCCAACTCATGTCGAATTTATTTTATCACCCATCTAAGATAAGGAACCAAATATGCCCATTGTAAATTCATGTCCTTTATAACATAGACTTCGCATAACAGCACACCATTCAAAATATTATAGGCAATACCAGCATTCCTTCAAATGTCAAGATCGCCCGCATTCTATAAACTTGGAGATTCGTGATATATTTTTCGTGAGATCAATTAGAAAAAACCGGAAGATACAATGAATTAATCACTACTACAATCAATGATCGTACATTACGCCGTAAATGTTTGACCCATACCAGAATCTGCTCCCAAGATAAAGTTCCAAAGCTCATCTGACTCTGCCGAATTATTGGCATGAGCTGCAAGCTGTTGATTGCCGTGAAAAAGATTGCCATTTTGGAAGGCATGTGAGTCGTTTAAAAGGACCTACAGCGACAGTATTAGAGATGTCATTGTAGAGAGGATTAATATACTCACGACACGGTAAGGATACTCGACATCAACAACAGGCGGCTGCGGAGATTCTACACCCTGCCTTACTCGCTCCAAGACCGGTATCAGTCGACGGTAGAATCTATATGTGAAATAGAGCGGGTGGTCATTATGAGCGCCCAGCATGGTCGAGCACATATTCAACAAGTTGTTTAGTATCGCCAAGACACGATCCAGCTCAGTGGGGGAGAATAAGCTGCGAGTCTAATATACTAAGTCAGCAAAGTCTGCCAGACGAGTCAAATGAGATGTGCAAACCTTGTAAAATAAGACACCAGGCATGGATACTCCAGCACTGAACATATCTGACCAGAAGATTAAGTGTCCCTCTGCCGCAAATCGGTTCAACGACTCTGCAATTTTTTCGGACAAGGAGATCAACCGATTCTTGATCATATCGATATGCCCAAATTTCAAGCCTTCGCTCTGATTCCGTGCCAAAACGATGTCAGTAACGATGGTTGCCATTTGCGAATAGAGAGGTGAAAGGTGAGGTAACGCCTTGTTGAGGTTGTCAATATGTCTTTTCTCGGTGGCAGCCACAGTGTTCTCATAATTGGGGTTTTGAACAGTATGGTGAGAAGGTAATTTGTTTTTAGAATCCCTGATTTTAGGGCATGTCAGTCGCCGGCATGAAAATGCCTACATGTTCGACTTACTCGGCAGACCATGCTAAATAGTAATCTCCAGGAATGTCCAAGTGAGCATGCTCATTCGCCCATTCATAAATGTCATCGAATCCGCGACCTTGTTGAGGTAATGTTATAGGTTGTTCAAATATTACACTGAAGCCGGTGTCCATTACTGCAAGCGGGCGTAAGCGTTTGTGAAGCACAAGTATAACAAAAGCTACTCACTGATAACGGCTGattggagagaaagagaaaaaaggaaataCTTTCAGTCACTTGATCTATGTAAAGAGAAAATCGCTCACCAATCCACGTTCTTTCTCTGTCCAAGATGGCCCTgacctcctcttcatcctgcGGCAAGGGCCTGTCATGTTTCTTCCAAAGTCTCAATTGATACGCCGCTCGTACTGCGATCCCCGACTTCATATACGCCGACTCATCATTTTGTATACTCCAAAAGGATAGGATGATGAACGCCTGGACGCTAGGAAGATCGACTGTCCCATGAGTTATCATGCGGTTGACAATAGTATTGGCATGATTATATAGTGGACGGCAGATTTCGGGGTGGAAGAATCGCGAAGATGCGTAAAGCATTGCGGTGAACAGAGAATCGGATAACTTGACTCGTTCGTATGTGTGGTATTCAAAGTCAAGAAGAGCGATGATAGGTCCAAGATGTTGTTTGAATCTGCAAAACGGTTATGTAAGGGCCAAAAACATAGGGTACAGTAGACTTACCGAGAATAAAGCCAttttgcttcttgctcGTCAACTAGACCGAGCTCCAATGGAGACAGAGAAGATAACCTTCCTCCAGCCTTGGTATCTTGTACTGTACCATCAGCCCCATGTGCAGAATGGAAGGAGTTACGGGGAACAGGCTGCTGGATAAGAGGTCCTTTTGCTCCTGTTCGAGCAGGATCgtgggagggaggagatggggagTGCGAGTGTTCATGATCAAGTTGAGGTTCGATATAGTCAGTCAAGACAGAACTTGGTTGCGCTTGACGACGTCGTTCAGATGAATCGTAAGAAGGAGTCGAACATTGGCTGTTTCGAGAATTGACAGCGGGAAGAGAGTGGTGTTGTAATTGAGACTGGGGAGGACCAACGTCCATGGGAGGCAATCGCACCATTTGATTTGGTGAAGGCATCTGTCGATGAGATCTGTAGCTATTATCATTGATACTGGGAGTTGACAGGTTGCCAGGCATGGAAAGGATATTTCTGTCGGACTGCGTCGATGAAGAGTGCATCAAGAGAGGGGGTAGCAGTTGAGTAGAGGAGTGCTGGGTATAATGTTGGCCGGTATGGCGATGGTCTGGAGGCGGCATATGTGATGTATATGCTGTGGGAGGCGTGGGATACGACGGGAGAGAATGACTAGGAGGGCGCTGGTAGGGCTGGGGTTGCAAAGCTGGCGGAATGGCCCGTGCAAAACTATCTGTGAAGCTGGTTCCATGGGGGATAGCAGAGTCTGGCGTTGTTGACCCCCATGGTTCTACAGAAGACAAACCAATATCAGCACATGGTACGGGCATGAACGACTTGGTATATTCACCAGGCCTCTGCATCCCGGGCATAGGCGCCATGTGACTGCTCGGGGTGTTATCATAACTTGGCTGAAAAGGCATATAATCTTGACTCCTCAACCTGTCGTCTTTTAGAGGGGTTATAACGGATGGAAGTGGGTTGGAAAGAGCTTCTGAAAAGTTATTGCTATTCCTCCCTTGATTTCTCGGTTCCTCTGCTGGGCCATTCCGGGATTTTGAAGGACCAGATCCTTCTGACTCCAAGTTACTTAGGTCGTCCGTTTTAGGCCTGAAGAGACATATGTGAGTACGGACGGGATCCTGTGGATTTTAGGAAAGGGAAACATACTTTCCACGGGGCTTCCTAATATACTGACATTCAAGACCATATTTTGTGCAGCGGGCGCAAGTATCTTTGGATGTAAGAGGTCGGTCACCGTAGGGCAAACAACGAGTCTTAATATATAATGTCAATTGCAAAACTTCATCTAGGATCTTATGCAACTGATATAAGAAGGTTGCTCACCTTGAGAGATCGACAATTTAAGCATCTATAGGATACAGCACCTCCACGTCAGTAACCCGATTTCCCCAGCTGAAACCTCGAAAATTCAACTCACGCTTCTCGGGGTCGCTTGATGAGTTCTGTTCTAACGTGTGAGTGTTTCGACGGTGCGCCGTTGTTGGATGGATAGGGGGGCATGGTGATCAGCTGGGATGGACGGGCGGATATGGGGGATTTGAAGAGAgcaagagagaggagataAGAGTGATATCAAATTGTTGCGAGTAAAAGCGGTATCCGTCATTGGGAACGCAGCCTCGTTACTTGCCGGGCGTATTTTGAGCACGCACTTTGCCGAAGACAAAATAAATAAGGTATGCACGTGGTCAGTGGCCCAGGCCGACGCCAAGGACCTGAAATTGCGCCCGCTTGTTATTTTATACAGTGCTACTTTTTTCCTATGCTGCATCTTGCATAGAAGAGCGAGAAGTAGAAGACggaagaatgggagaaAAGTGTATGGGCGGGAGCCGCATTTTATACGGCGGATCATGATATGCACAGACGAGCGGTTACGGAGACGGCAAGCGTGACTGCCGCCTAGTTCAGTTACTGGCAAGTACGCTTAATTACTGAAAAATGCCTCGGTCTCGCATGTCCATCATAGCGGATGTCGGCTTACTCACTATGCATACATATCTACCGTTCCTTCTATTATTATCCATTATCCCCATGCTCTGGAACAACGACATCTATGTTAGAGCATCAACCTAATATACTGCTTGGATCTCTCGCAAGGGCATTCGAATTCAGATCCATCATGTTGTTCTGTCTTCTCTCAGATCTCGGTTTCTATCTGATGTACCGTTGTGCCTTTAATTTATGGCAGTGGCAGAGAGGGTTTAAGCTTTGGATGGAGTGGAGTTGGCGATTACTTCGCCTTAAGGTCCAGGATAGTTATATTATTTTGAATGTCTTGCATCTGCAGGTGAAATACCGGTGAGTCCTCGCTTATCTCTTCTGATCATCCTGATCGTCAATcagagaaaagaatgaaatgATGGGTTGTGGCTTGTGCCCATGTGCTGCCCTTAATGATACACGGCTATCGGTAAGTTTGGTTAATCAAGGACAGGGAACGACATCATGCATCATTCAACTTCCGAAGTTTGACATACAACACGTTATTAACTTTCTACCTTGCATACGACCAAATCTCTCCAAACAGCTTAAGTGGGGCCCATAGCTGAGGATTGAATACCTGGCTGCCTGCCTCTCCATATCACCCGCAAGTCATTCCGGTACCAAGACTGaaaaaagacgaagagTTTCGTATGCCGAGACCCGAACGATTAACAAAAGATCATCGTCACTCTGGTGACAACAGATAAGAAATTGTCATAAGATCCCACAGCACGATGTACCCAATTTTCCAGTTACATTTCTAGCTGAAGTGCCAGCATTTCTCAAGTCTCATGCGCCATGCATGGACAATGATCATTCACCTGAGATGAGAATGTTTATTTATGCCTTCCCCATGCAAgggggaaaagagaaatgCTGACGTAAACCCCAAGGATCGCGTCCATGGGACGACGCGGACGCGATCGTCCGAGAATATTATTAATAAACGTTGACGTCTGTCGGTTACTGATTTTTTTTATTCTTTTGGCCACCAATTCCTTTATCATAAACTTATAATCTAAttcgcccttcttccttttttatAATCTGCCCATCCGCACCCCATGGAGTCCCTTTTACGGCCGTTCCCAACCCCTTTGACGGGTAAACAATGGTTTTATCTGCTTTTTCTCCAAGGTGTTGCAGCAGGAGTAAGTCATGTTCTCCACTCCTGAATTTATATGGTGTGAACGTGACGCTTATCCTATTACATCTCCGCAGATTATAGATGGAGGAGCGAATTTTGGTATCGCCTATGCCAGTATGTTTCTCTCGTAGATTTCCTCAGAATACTGCTAATAGAGACGCAGTGTATCACAACCAAAAAGAAATCAAGGTTCGTCCACAGCAAGCCCGAGCCACCTTTCGTTTATTTCCTATGGTCCCATTTGCTGACTATATCATCTCTTATACAGATGTGGGTACTGGCCGAGAACACTATTGCGGGTGATCTGGGCGTGACGCCCATCATCCAATGTCTAGCTTCCATGCTTATCACATCCACTCTCGTCCACACTGATCTGCATCACCATGCGGTCGCTCCTCTACCTTATGTCTGGCCGCACGTCGAACACCTTCCGGATCCAAGGATATTGTTAGACAAAATTTTCGCAAGGAAAGATGTTGCCCGGGAGAAAACTGAGGATGGAATGGGCGATATAAACTACCCATCCTCAAGGtcagagatggaagggcATAAGGGATGGTTATACTATCCTCGCATGCTTGTGCGGTTCACATTTGAAGGAACCGAAGCCAAtatccttttttctccatTCAAAGccaagctcttccttctAAAGGCATTGTTAACAGCAGCTCAAGGTGCTCTACTCGGTATCTTCTGTGGCCTGCCTTTATGGTGTCTGTTTATCGTCGTTTTGGGGCCGATTTACAAGCACGACAATATGGCTGAGACGGGATGGAAATGGGCCCCGATGGTTATCAAATGCGTCTACGGTGCTGTCCTCGGCTGGATCACCAACCCTATCATTGCCGGATTGGCTTTGGGAAGCCAAGCAAGGAGGCACCTGCTTGTCATTGAGCATGATGAAGAGTCCATCGCCGAAAACGCTAGTCAGATTGTCGATGCTGATGGTGTACCTACGATcgttgaggaggatgaactCACTGCACCCCAGTTCCCACCCTCTTCCCACgcttctctctcccactctcctcgactttctccccatccatctcccatgtccgcttctcttcaccttcccaCCCCAAATATCAACCGCCCCCGTACCCGATCACGCGCATCATCCACTCTTTCCAGGCCTCCACTCACTGCCAACTGCTCCGACTTGCCCATTATTCCTTCACGTTCGCTCCATGCACCTCAATACTCTGATGGCGAAGCGCTTGCCGTACCCAAATCGGCGCCTTTGGTCCAGGCTGGAAGAATGAGAAGTCCCAGTCAAGTTACGGCGCAAGGTACTGGTGTTGGTGcgggagtgggagtgggTACAGGTCCAACCTCGTTTGGTACACCTCCCCGGACCGCCTTCCCTGTGCTCGGTGCACCGCTTACAGGACCTCGAGAGACACTCGctcctccatcaccttTACCTCACCACACGATCATGACACCCTCCGGCCCACGACGCCGAGGGTTGACGGTATCCACTGCATATAcggcatcatcatctgctaACGGTAATCATTTCGGCGGCGGTACTGCGCCCACTAGTACGGGAGGCGCACCAGGGACGGGAGGGAGTGGGTGGTCGTACGCGTTGGGCGGGACGGGTGGTCGAAACCAGCGACCAAGGGCTATCAGTTCGCTCAGTGGGAAGGGCGGCAGCAgcggaaaggagaagattcCTGGCGAGTTGTGGAGTAAGAGTGCGGTACCGATGGGAGCGTCTAGTAGGACGCCAGCagtgacgacgacgacgactggggaggaagaggaagtgtTGGCGGCGGAAGATGCGGATAGGCCAGGTGAACtgagagaggggaagaagatgccgGTATGGGATGTGTTTGGTGCTGTACAAAAAGCTGAGAGGGAGGGCCACGCAGGGAACAAGTCTaatgagaagaagcaaaggGAAGAGCAATCATAATACAGTTATAGAATTTTAAACATCCGTGGTTTTTACCCTACCCTATAATAAGTAATTCATCTGTATCCCATGTTGTATCCCATGTTGCAAATACCACATGCGCATGTTGTTGTATGCATCTAATCATGATTATCCCAGAACGTTGCATAAACGACCCATGTGAACAAGCgggttttcttttttgatcTTCTATCTCATGAAACAAATGATTACTTCATTACATGAATCATACAATTCCCTCTTTACTTCCTGTTCTTCTGGTACCAGTGGATGAGACCGGTAGTAGAAGAGTCGTGACCCTGGACATCGCTTTCGCTACCCAACTGCTTCAAGATAGCCTTGGCCAAGACCTTACCGAGTTCGACACCCATCTGGTCGTAAGAGTTGATACCCCAGATAGCACCCTGAACGTGGATCTTGTGCTCATAGAGGGCGACGAGGGCACCGAGAGTACCGGGAGTAAGCTTTTGGAACATGATAGAGTTGGTGGGCTTGTTGCCTTCAAAGATCTTGGACTTGACGAGGGCGGAGTTCTTGGATTGCTCGGGGCCGAGCTCCTCAATGACCTGCTTCTCAGTCTTGCCAAAGGCAAGTGctctttgaagaaggattatTAGACTAGTCGGCAAAATATAATGGAATGAAATTGACTTACTCGGGCTGAGCGAAgaagttggagaggaggatttCGTGGTGCTTGCCGCCAGAGATGGGGTTAAGAGTCTCGACAGGGGCAAGGAAATCACTGGAAATACCATCAATCTACGATACAATATTCTGTAAATGAAACGACTTACCAAGGGATGAGCTTGGTACCCTGGTGGATCAACTGGTAGAAAGCGTGCTGGCCGTTGGTACCGCTCTGACCCCAGATGATAGGGCCAGTCTCGTAATCGACTCGAGAGCCGTCCTTGGTAACGCTCTTACCGTTGGACTCCATGTCACCCTGCTGGAAGTAGTCGGCAAACTTCTTGAGGTACTGGTCGTAAGGCAAGAGAGCTTGGGTTTGGGCACCTATTGAGACGAATTAGCGTAATTTGTAAAATAAAGGATGATGTAAGGGGCTAACCGTAAAAGTCGTTGTACCAGATACCAACCAAAGCAAGGATGACGGGCAAGTTGTCCTCGAGCTTGGCGGTCTTGAAGTGCTTGTCCATCTCGTGGGCACCGTTGAGTAACTCCTGGAAGTTGTCAAAGCCGATAGACAAGCAGATGGAGAGACCGATGGCGGACCAAAGAGAGTATCGGCCACCAACCCAGTCCCAGAACTGGAACATGTTGGATTCGGCAATACCAAACTCGGTCACACCCTTGGTGTTGGTGGAAAGCGCAACAAAGTGCTTGGCGACGTGGGCTTTCTAAATATGGGAAAAAAGTGTACGTCAGTGCGGGAGACTTTCAGTGGTGTGTGGTTACGATTGTGTAATCAGAATCGTAAAAGTAGTACGTAcctccttggcctcctCAAGGAACCATTCCTTGGCACTCTCGGCGTTGGTAATGGTCTCCTGAGTGGTAAAGGTCTTGGAAGCGACGATGAACAAGGTGGTCTCACGGTTGCAAGCCTTGAGGACCTCGGCCATGTCAGTACCGTCAATGTTGGAGACAAAGTGGGTCTTCAAGTCCCTCTTGCTGTAGTGCTTGAGGGCCTCGCAGACCATAACGGGACCAAGGTCGGAACCACCGATACCAATGTTGACGATGGTGTCAATGGGCTTGCCAGTGTAACCCTTCCAGGCGCCAGAGCGAACAGAGTCGGAGAATTCCTTCATGTGGGCAAGGACGGCGTGGACCTCGTCAACACCGGCCTCAGAGATCTTGAAGCCACCCTTATCAGCAGGGGGGTTTCGGAGCGCAATGTGCAAGACGGCACGGCCCTCAGAGGTGTTAATGTGCTTGCCGTCAAACATCGCGTCACGGAAAGACTCGACCTTGGCCTCACGGGCGAGGTCAAAGAGCGTGGAGAGGACCTCATCATCGATAAGGTTCTTGGAGTagtcaaggagaagagagacgtctggagaagaagaagaaaaggtctTTGAGAGGTTGGAGAAACGCTTGGGGTCAGCTTTGAAAAGGTCCTTCAAGACGAGCTTGTCGGCCTTTGAGGCGTGAAGGGACTGGAGCTTCTTCCAGGCCTGGTATTCTGCTGGGTGTGAGCATTGTGCGAGGGTGCGTGAGCAGTATACGCACGAGTAGCTGGCTTGCCGTCCATTGTTGTAGCAGTGCGAGGAAttggggagaagaaagagttgGAATAGAAGAcggaggaaaagagagcGTAAATGAATACGGATGACGGAGCAAAGCCCAGAGCCGTGGCATCGCTGTTCGGCCCGTTCTCCGGTGTGGCGGTCATAAACGGCAATCGGTGTTGGGgggtgtcccgatctccAGTGGAGGCCATGTGGAATGCACGCGGATATCACGTGGCCattgagaagattgaaCCACAATAGCTCACCATAATTATTCACCATAATTATATACCATAATTACTCACCATAACTGCTAATCTGCAGTCACACTGGCACAATCGTCTCCATGTTCTCGTTCTCCCAGCCAAAACAATCCTCCTCGAAACCCTTGCAGACGTCCGCGGACAACGACGTCTCTATGGATGCCCAAAGGCAAGATCAAACGCCTGTACAGACTCTCTACCTGAAACCAGAAGCCTATCCTCGAGGCGGTAAGGAAAAGTGGAAGGCCACGGGACGTACGATCAGCGCTGCAGCCGGACCAGTTGGCGGTGAAGTAGCTATATGGGTCACCAAAAAGGCAAGTTCACTTGCATCACTCACCGGACTAATCCTGCTATAGCCTTCAGACGACCCAAATAAGCCTGCAAAGCTCACCAATGCCGATCCAACAGTCTCAGACGAAGCCATCATCTTTGCGTCTATTAACTCTTTATCCCAGCCTCTAGTCCAACTCTATACCGAGTCGCATCTGTTGTTCACCTCACTTCAACAAATCGTCGCCGATTCTGGTCGACGGCGGCTGTCGTCTGTTGGGTTTGGTGTCAATGGGGGTGCAGAGTCATGGGATACAAGAGGAAATTTTGGAACAGAGGGATTATTAGGTCCACCTGATGCGGAGACGGTCATCAATATGAGGAGGTTAGCTGATTTTTATGTCGATCAATTGGGAGACCTCAAGGCATTGCCTGATATTGATGTAAGTTCCTTACCACTGTGCTTATAAGAGTGTAGCTTACAAAGCATCAGGCCGGGCTGAGAGATCGGTTCATTGATGCGTACAACATTTTCAACCTTGCCGAAATCCTCTATCTTCCCATAGACGGCAAGGGCGAAGGTCTTGTGGGTGAAGAACTCCTCGACTGGGTCAACGAAATCGACGTCGCACCTGACAACCAACTCGGTAACGAAATCATGTCCACCTTGAATTCATGGGATCATCCTTCGTTTTGGCCGTACATCTCCCGCTCTATTCTGCGCGGCTTCCACCTTCCCGctgcttctttcctccgaTCACTTTCTTCCCACCCTTACGCGCCCATCTCCAAGCTTGCCGTTTTATTGGCTCAGCATCTCACCATCCTTCCTCGATCATCCGAGCCTAAATGGAGAGTCGACATGGATTTCTTACAAGCTCATAAACAATGGCTCGCCAAGTTTAGGTCTGAACTTGCGACTCAGTTAGGCGGAAAAGGCGAGGGCAAATGGTTTGAAGGCGAATGGGCCAGTTGGGAGGGAGGTTTCAGATGTGTGGTAGAgttgatggaaggaaggacgGAGAGGGttttggaag
Proteins encoded:
- a CDS encoding membrane protein, which codes for MPATTIEVLPPTPRKELSPDLAPFTLSESPSTTAGRGEPKHSRLAAFLPRGPRQHDFDHKHIRKFDFGFLPIPPNRRHDPSKKVSEEFAFTWKLNLLFACAATVSVMNLYYIQPMLVAVADSFGVSHDVVSRVPILAQGGYGCGILFISPLGDLIRRRQLVLVLMFCTTCLSIGLALSQNVHMLSGLSFVVGFFTITPQIVIPWTADLAPLKRRATAMSVTLSGLIVGLVVGRTLAGIISLVSWRHSYWMAVGLQGLMLIILWLCLPDTPDKKIGLTYPQVLWSMAKMYTKYPTLVQACFQAYTTSAVFAGFWTTLTFLLSDPPYHYSTLQIGLFGLLGLIAALLSPLWGHLIDQVHPYLAQLVGIWICLISMIIGLTAAKINVAAVCVAIAFYDVGQQLNQLGNGYRVAGIDPNARARLNGCNLLALFAGQTSGTAIMTKIYNSHGWHPTAGTAIAFLGVGIFALLVRGPHETGWIGWNGGRKVLKKEKMNDTSANAVTEKFKSKKKKAQSEKPVEGLTEEEKNV
- a CDS encoding membrane protein, variant produces the protein MNLYYIQPMLVAVADSFGVSHDVVSRVPILAQGGYGCGILFISPLGDLIRRRQLVLVLMFCTTCLSIGLALSQNVHMLSGLSFVVGFFTITPQIVIPWTADLAPLKRRATAMSVTLSGLIVGLVVGRTLAGIISLVSWRHSYWMAVGLQGLMLIILWLCLPDTPDKKIGLTYPQVLWSMAKMYTKYPTLVQACFQAYTTSAVFAGFWTTLTFLLSDPPYHYSTLQIGLFGLLGLIAALLSPLWGHLIDQVHPYLAQLVGIWICLISMIIGLTAAKINVAAVCVAIAFYDVGQQLNQLGNGYRVAGIDPNARARLNGCNLLALFAGQTSGTAIMTKIYNSHGWHPTAGTAIAFLGVGIFALLVRGPHETGWIGWNGGRKVLKKEKMNDTSANAVTEKFKSKKKKAQSEKPVEGLTEEEKNV
- a CDS encoding glucose-6-phosphate isomerase, which produces MDGKPATQYQAWKKLQSLHASKADKLVLKDLFKADPKRFSNLSKTFSSSSPDVSLLLDYSKNLIDDEVLSTLFDLAREAKVESFRDAMFDGKHINTSEGRAVLHIALRNPPADKGGFKISEAGVDEVHAVLAHMKEFSDSVRSGAWKGYTGKPIDTIVNIGIGGSDLGPVMVCEALKHYSKRDLKTHFVSNIDGTDMAEVLKACNRETTLFIVASKTFTTQETITNAESAKEWFLEEAKEKAHVAKHFVALSTNTKGVTEFGIAESNMFQFWDWVGGRYSLWSAIGLSICLSIGFDNFQELLNGAHEMDKHFKTAKLEDNLPVILALVGIWYNDFYGAQTQALLPYDQYLKKFADYFQQGDMESNGKSVTKDGSRVDYETGPIIWGQSGTNGQHAFYQLIHQGTKLIPCDFLAPVETLNPISGGKHHEILLSNFFAQPEALAFGKTEKQVIEELGPEQSKNSALVKSKIFEGNKPTNSIMFQKLTPGTLGALVALYEHKIHVQGAIWGINSYDQMGVELGKVLAKAILKQLGSESDVQGHDSSTTGLIHWYQKNRK